The DNA sequence TTAATAGAAATCTTTAAAGCGTTGGGAGATGAAAACAGAATTAGAATACTCAATTTGCTAATAAGACAGGAACTCTGTGTGTGCGAGATAGAAACAGTGCTGGATATGACGCAGTCTAATGCTTCAAGGCATCTAAATAAATTAAAAACTTCAGGTATTATAACCAGTGAAAAGAAATCGCAATGGGTCTATTACAGAGTTGATAACGATTTTATTAAAGAAAATGACCTACTGTATGAATTTATTAAAAATAAGTTGGCTGAAAATACACAATTGCAAAGAGATATAGAAAGACTTAAAAAATATAAAAATAGTAACTTTACATGTGAGCAACTGCGGGAAGATAAAAGTCAGGTTCTTAAGTAT is a window from the Xylanivirga thermophila genome containing:
- a CDS encoding ArsR/SmtB family transcription factor; its protein translation is MDLIEIFKALGDENRIRILNLLIRQELCVCEIETVLDMTQSNASRHLNKLKTSGIITSEKKSQWVYYRVDNDFIKENDLLYEFIKNKLAENTQLQRDIERLKKYKNSNFTCEQLREDKSQVLKYLREQCKNN